A stretch of Corynebacterium timonense DNA encodes these proteins:
- a CDS encoding ABC transporter ATP-binding protein, whose translation MLKLNNISKSYGSRQVLRGVSLEVLPGELYGYVGGNGAGKTTSMRIMLGIGEADSGTVTLNGESIDDRVRSGIGYMPEERGLYPKMTLIDQLTYFGVVHGIDSRSARAASDYWLHRFGLSDRSHSPLESLSLGNQQRVQLAAALVHEPTALILDEPFSGLDPGAVETIAEVLREEAARGIPVVFSSHQLDLVEKLCDRIGILRDGRIIAEGTYEELGRAVGRQYVIETPVACETWLSHLRRSIGDEANEATIIAQEGSRIRLKVPEHFDEQIIIDVIRLNGELTAFYRWVPSLSEIYAAAMSDTADSSTATRTSDARKNTTADAQSRHT comes from the coding sequence ATGCTTAAGCTCAATAACATCAGCAAAAGTTACGGCTCCCGGCAGGTACTCCGCGGCGTCAGTCTCGAGGTCCTTCCGGGCGAGCTGTATGGATACGTAGGTGGCAACGGTGCCGGAAAAACTACATCCATGCGCATCATGCTAGGTATTGGCGAAGCTGACTCCGGCACGGTGACGCTTAACGGAGAGTCCATAGACGACCGTGTGCGCTCAGGTATCGGTTACATGCCCGAGGAACGCGGCCTTTACCCGAAAATGACTCTGATTGATCAGCTTACGTACTTCGGCGTTGTTCACGGGATTGATTCTCGCTCCGCCCGCGCCGCCTCGGACTACTGGCTCCATCGTTTTGGCTTGTCGGACCGTTCTCATAGCCCACTTGAGTCCTTGAGCCTTGGCAACCAGCAGCGTGTGCAGCTGGCCGCCGCCCTCGTCCATGAGCCAACCGCCCTCATCCTGGATGAGCCTTTCTCCGGGCTGGATCCGGGGGCCGTGGAGACAATTGCGGAAGTTCTTCGTGAGGAGGCCGCCCGAGGCATTCCGGTTGTCTTTTCCAGTCACCAGCTCGATTTAGTCGAAAAACTCTGCGACAGAATCGGCATCCTGCGCGACGGGCGCATCATCGCGGAAGGCACCTATGAAGAATTGGGTAGAGCAGTCGGCAGACAGTACGTCATCGAGACACCCGTCGCCTGTGAGACGTGGCTGTCGCACCTGCGGCGGAGCATCGGCGACGAAGCAAACGAGGCAACTATTATAGCACAGGAGGGAAGCCGCATCCGCCTCAAGGTTCCCGAGCACTTCGACGAGCAAATCATTATCGACGTTATCCGCCTTAATGGCGAACTCACAGCATTCTATCGATGGGTGCCGTCGCTATCCGAAATTTATGCCGCGGCGATGTCTGACACGGCGGACTCCTCGACTGCCACGAGGACCTCGGACGCACGCAAGAATACCACCGCCGACGCACAGTCTCGCCACACTTAG
- a CDS encoding ABC transporter permease, with product MENSRASLTEAPPQQRPQLTRTSGNRWSIVAAVLLRELKARLLTPGYLWSTVAFAAVAFFTPAALNRGDSESPVIAVAREAGELTSFLESGAQGAWSIREVANTAEAEALVANGDVDAFLTPAVDGGWSLVSATSLDPELQNSLQSLLASVALTDAAAEAGASPDQLAEAASWATVTPVFLEQSADLPSQLFALGVGLVTVFIVVLWGASMAGDVVQEKTTRVVEILLATLRPWQLLAGKILAITTIGILQVSAVILATWAGLELFGDGISLEGIPVEVFVVGVISVVIGVPLLCSFMAAMAARVDHPDDVSTATQPVYLLLMVPFAAVVFLAFEMPNSTVMEVLAYLPVTNIFAMPVFVTVDDIPLWQLLASLTVALLTLVAVIALAGRIYSNSILRTGTIVSFREAVSST from the coding sequence TTGGAAAACTCCCGCGCCTCACTCACAGAAGCTCCCCCACAACAGCGCCCGCAGCTGACGCGCACTAGTGGAAACCGCTGGTCGATCGTCGCTGCTGTTCTCCTCCGCGAGTTGAAAGCCAGGCTGTTAACGCCTGGTTACCTGTGGAGTACCGTTGCTTTCGCAGCGGTTGCGTTCTTTACCCCGGCTGCTCTCAATCGCGGGGATAGCGAATCCCCAGTCATCGCTGTTGCGCGGGAAGCCGGCGAGCTAACCAGTTTTCTTGAATCCGGCGCTCAAGGCGCCTGGTCGATCCGCGAAGTAGCGAACACCGCTGAAGCCGAGGCACTCGTCGCTAACGGCGATGTTGATGCTTTCCTCACCCCTGCAGTTGACGGTGGCTGGTCACTGGTCAGTGCAACGTCTCTAGACCCCGAACTTCAGAACTCGCTGCAGTCCCTGCTGGCGAGTGTCGCACTCACCGACGCTGCTGCCGAAGCCGGCGCTTCTCCAGACCAGTTGGCCGAGGCTGCATCCTGGGCCACGGTCACCCCTGTTTTTCTCGAGCAAAGCGCCGATTTGCCATCGCAGCTTTTCGCCCTGGGTGTCGGCTTGGTAACCGTTTTTATCGTTGTCCTGTGGGGCGCAAGCATGGCCGGGGACGTGGTTCAGGAGAAAACCACTCGCGTCGTGGAGATTCTGCTGGCGACACTGCGCCCGTGGCAGCTGTTGGCTGGGAAGATCCTCGCAATCACGACGATAGGTATTCTCCAGGTCTCCGCAGTGATCCTCGCTACGTGGGCGGGGCTCGAGCTATTCGGCGATGGCATCTCCTTAGAGGGTATCCCCGTCGAGGTATTTGTCGTCGGCGTCATTAGTGTCGTAATCGGCGTGCCGCTGCTGTGCTCCTTCATGGCTGCCATGGCCGCGCGTGTCGATCACCCAGATGACGTCTCTACCGCCACCCAGCCAGTCTACCTCCTACTCATGGTTCCCTTCGCTGCCGTCGTCTTTTTGGCCTTCGAAATGCCTAACAGCACGGTAATGGAGGTCCTAGCTTACCTACCGGTAACTAATATTTTTGCGATGCCAGTGTTCGTCACCGTAGACGATATTCCTCTATGGCAGCTGCTGGCAAGTCTGACGGTCGCACTGCTGACACTGGTTGCGGTGATCGCCCTGGCAGGGCGCATCTACTCGAACTCAATCTTGCGCACCGGCACTATCGTCTCCTTCCGAGAAGCGGTCTCCTCCACCTAA
- a CDS encoding flavoprotein, which yields MTTNASHNSVLPGDVSFDIDSLDGRNLLWVLTGSISAASSPFWVNWVRQLDVRISLRMIITRTAQRFVSDEALTALLGNRVDIDTWEEPNVGALHVDLAQWADGIIVHPCTLDYLSRIALGRGDSPSVLAVQSTDRPIVVCPAVPPGATSQPAYRSHTAALVERPNIYLLDPVSAFSVHTHSYNGTAPAPFPNALSVLADALHGS from the coding sequence ATGACTACTAACGCATCACACAACAGCGTCCTGCCCGGCGATGTCTCTTTCGACATTGATAGTCTCGACGGAAGGAACCTGCTCTGGGTGCTCACCGGTTCTATTAGCGCAGCTTCCAGTCCGTTCTGGGTGAACTGGGTGCGCCAGCTCGACGTCCGTATCTCACTTCGGATGATAATTACTCGCACTGCTCAGCGCTTTGTCAGTGACGAGGCTCTGACGGCTCTTCTTGGCAACAGGGTCGATATCGATACCTGGGAAGAGCCCAACGTAGGGGCCCTCCACGTCGATCTGGCCCAGTGGGCCGATGGAATCATCGTCCATCCGTGCACTTTGGATTACCTATCGAGGATTGCTCTCGGTCGAGGTGACTCTCCTTCCGTGCTAGCTGTTCAAAGCACCGATCGTCCAATCGTTGTGTGTCCAGCAGTACCTCCGGGTGCGACCTCTCAGCCGGCGTATCGGTCCCACACTGCGGCGCTAGTCGAGCGACCGAACATATACTTACTAGACCCAGTTTCCGCGTTCAGCGTTCACACCCACTCTTATAACGGTACTGCGCCCGCGCCATTCCCTAACGCGCTTTCGGTCCTAGCGGACGCGCTTCACGGTTCTTAG
- a CDS encoding alcohol dehydrogenase catalytic domain-containing protein, which produces MGSTTVTAGVLDIPQIDFEPTAYTHSVLIRVDALTCNYRDKAIVLSEFDHISIGQMGTQQVTFLGSEFCGTVIEIGVEVISIQKGDRVIPNAQFPDAPAKGVIPGVATNHASVGWLILHESKLVRVPDGIPTSVAAGLSLGCQTAHSMIRRSQVSAQDKVLVTSARSATSLFLIAMLEETGAQVWATSTSPWTDEEKATLPDNVTLVPVAREETYFPNDAFARDLISKGGATAVVDPFFDLHLVSAVTLMSQHGRYISCGRVHQHPALGRNIADIGTKNILNADYIFNMMIFKNLSIIGNCLGSKEDLLDALRMVSEGRLIPPPVDSVFGPDEGHQFLDRSFSSSARLGKVVLDYR; this is translated from the coding sequence GTGGGTTCTACCACGGTGACTGCCGGCGTGCTCGATATCCCCCAAATTGATTTCGAGCCGACGGCATACACACACAGTGTCCTAATTCGGGTGGACGCATTGACGTGCAACTACCGCGACAAGGCTATTGTACTTTCTGAGTTTGACCACATTTCAATTGGACAGATGGGAACACAGCAGGTGACGTTTCTCGGCTCCGAATTTTGTGGCACCGTCATCGAAATAGGGGTAGAAGTGATAAGCATACAAAAGGGCGACCGTGTCATCCCTAATGCACAGTTTCCGGACGCTCCTGCAAAAGGGGTGATTCCGGGTGTAGCCACTAATCACGCCTCCGTTGGCTGGCTTATCCTCCATGAGTCGAAACTTGTAAGAGTTCCAGATGGAATACCGACATCTGTCGCTGCAGGACTCTCCCTAGGGTGCCAGACCGCTCATAGTATGATCCGAAGAAGTCAGGTTAGTGCGCAAGACAAGGTGCTCGTCACGAGTGCACGGTCGGCAACTTCCTTATTCCTGATTGCCATGCTCGAGGAAACCGGGGCACAGGTATGGGCCACCTCAACCTCTCCGTGGACTGATGAGGAGAAGGCGACTCTGCCGGATAATGTCACCCTCGTACCCGTGGCGCGGGAAGAGACGTATTTCCCGAATGACGCATTCGCCCGCGACCTTATCAGCAAAGGTGGGGCGACTGCCGTTGTTGACCCGTTTTTCGATCTCCATCTGGTTTCAGCGGTTACTTTGATGAGCCAGCATGGCCGCTACATTTCCTGTGGCCGCGTCCACCAACATCCGGCACTCGGCCGAAACATTGCTGATATTGGCACCAAAAACATACTGAATGCCGATTATATTTTTAACATGATGATTTTCAAAAACCTCTCGATCATCGGTAACTGCCTTGGTTCCAAAGAGGATCTACTCGATGCGCTCCGCATGGTCTCCGAAGGGCGGCTTATCCCTCCGCCAGTTGATTCCGTATTCGGCCCCGACGAGGGCCACCAATTCCTTGACCGTTCTTTCTCCAGTAGCGCTCGGTTAGGTAAAGTCGTCTTAGACTATCGATAA
- a CDS encoding helix-turn-helix domain-containing protein — protein MIGWVISLEQWAQILYLRGQGLSIRKIADEVGCAKKTVERALALDSPLKYPPRRARATSFAAFEPQVRALLAEIPRLNAKVGGVPRT, from the coding sequence ATGATTGGATGGGTGATTTCTTTGGAGCAATGGGCACAGATCCTTTACCTGCGTGGGCAGGGTTTATCGATACGCAAGATCGCCGACGAGGTTGGTTGCGCGAAGAAGACTGTCGAGCGGGCACTCGCTTTGGATTCGCCTTTGAAGTACCCGCCGCGTCGGGCTAGAGCCACGAGTTTCGCCGCCTTTGAACCACAAGTACGTGCGTTGCTGGCTGAAATTCCACGTCTTAACGCAAAAGTCGGGGGTGTCCCCCGGACCTGA
- a CDS encoding LxmA leader domain family RiPP, which translates to MTTQTLISGYANYTTPSAISNAVADEAPAISPTATVTTSSQACITTISMTVTATIDNGC; encoded by the coding sequence GTGACTACTCAAACACTGATTAGCGGCTACGCCAATTACACCACCCCCTCCGCCATCTCAAACGCAGTTGCCGACGAAGCTCCGGCAATCTCTCCTACTGCCACTGTCACCACGTCTTCGCAGGCATGCATCACCACTATCAGCATGACCGTAACCGCCACCATCGATAACGGCTGCTAA
- a CDS encoding phosphotransferase — protein MSIHADGAKSEVSAITEFADSLDIILTTHDLGLIERASFSAKRGRNLSCTFETTKHNALFAKNAMDDIRFKASVLAAQTLPRIVGDTDHVLFQLPRLMAANGTDKILIFEDVLNSDSLATVLQGGAVEDNQVRRLMNNIGAGLREVHDQEVSKSNLNSAPSPLPLLSHFSQLPWSSFETLSAESLHTWGTLQQDKELYRAIVSLREMESAGAQVPIHGDLRFDQFLLDTDEGLWLVDWEEYRFGHRGRDLGTLIGEWLYLAFITLSDKEVPNGAVEPTPQPAFDEELTHFEIVARGQEALERVLPFISTIWSSYLGKATPVHDLQDLAAVSAAFAGWHLYDRLLAISELVPRVSALSWAAAGIGRNVLLDPIGAANALGLTARFAPTIHRECDIETDTEGS, from the coding sequence ATGTCCATACACGCCGATGGCGCAAAAAGCGAAGTGTCTGCGATAACGGAGTTCGCCGACTCCTTAGATATAATACTCACAACACATGATTTAGGTCTCATCGAAAGGGCGTCCTTCTCCGCTAAGCGAGGACGCAACCTGAGCTGCACCTTCGAAACAACTAAGCACAATGCGCTATTCGCTAAGAACGCCATGGACGATATCCGATTCAAGGCGTCCGTCTTAGCGGCTCAAACACTACCGAGGATTGTGGGTGACACAGACCACGTTCTGTTTCAGCTACCTCGGTTGATGGCGGCTAATGGCACCGACAAGATCTTGATCTTCGAGGATGTCTTAAATTCTGACAGCCTGGCGACAGTCCTCCAGGGTGGCGCCGTCGAGGACAACCAAGTACGCCGTCTGATGAATAATATCGGTGCAGGCTTGCGCGAGGTGCACGACCAGGAAGTTAGCAAATCCAACCTTAACAGTGCGCCAAGTCCTCTACCACTACTCAGCCACTTTTCGCAATTACCGTGGTCATCCTTCGAAACACTCTCGGCCGAATCGCTCCATACGTGGGGGACGCTTCAGCAAGACAAAGAACTTTACCGGGCGATTGTATCACTCAGGGAGATGGAGAGCGCCGGCGCACAAGTGCCCATCCATGGGGACCTCCGCTTTGACCAGTTTTTGCTTGACACCGACGAAGGACTATGGCTAGTCGATTGGGAAGAATATCGCTTTGGCCATCGTGGCCGTGACCTAGGCACCCTTATCGGCGAATGGTTATACCTCGCGTTCATCACCTTATCGGACAAAGAGGTGCCTAACGGTGCGGTTGAACCCACTCCTCAGCCCGCATTCGACGAGGAACTTACACATTTTGAGATTGTTGCCCGAGGGCAAGAGGCGCTCGAGAGGGTTCTCCCGTTTATTTCTACGATTTGGTCTAGTTATTTAGGAAAGGCCACTCCAGTACATGACCTTCAGGATCTAGCTGCAGTAAGCGCGGCATTTGCCGGATGGCATCTCTACGACAGGTTACTCGCCATATCAGAACTAGTTCCGCGGGTCTCAGCACTCTCCTGGGCCGCCGCAGGCATCGGCCGGAATGTCCTCCTTGATCCGATTGGGGCGGCAAATGCCCTAGGCCTCACGGCCCGCTTCGCACCCACTATACACAGGGAATGTGATATCGAGACTGATACGGAGGGAAGCTAG
- a CDS encoding T3SS effector HopA1 family protein encodes MKISDEALSICQSIKVDIKPKVGVYHATVQARPRVEAKSVRSLIHQLTYEIYSEFHTGNTNSGDETILLNPRTTRDPCIEQQLSSAVPHTFTEAPGIFVDWLEERTAAVVEFDRTRIEVPVDKILSSSVKPGLPVIVQVPAVRPALSQGFCVVDGPRPLGQPRAKEIRRVYLHVASPDAAAQVWKTVLPMLNALRAPYRTKALSRLQEYPRRDAIVFYLQADTLSQVSSLIMERLSDSCLLEDATSAFAHRLGPGVAVADEPNDLRPNLRGLSFGEHRAQVLADVTVRHALQPQSRLADVLTESLLSAGICPCSLAFNAAETA; translated from the coding sequence ATGAAGATATCAGACGAGGCTTTATCCATCTGCCAGAGTATCAAGGTTGACATCAAGCCGAAAGTTGGGGTTTATCACGCAACTGTCCAAGCGCGTCCCCGTGTCGAGGCCAAAAGCGTTCGCTCTCTGATACACCAATTGACATACGAAATATATTCGGAGTTCCACACCGGCAATACGAACTCGGGGGACGAGACCATACTGCTTAATCCACGGACGACACGCGACCCATGCATCGAGCAGCAATTGAGTTCGGCGGTACCCCATACTTTCACGGAAGCGCCTGGCATATTCGTCGACTGGCTCGAAGAGCGTACAGCCGCGGTCGTAGAGTTTGATAGGACCCGGATTGAAGTGCCTGTCGACAAAATCTTGTCTTCTTCTGTAAAGCCGGGGCTTCCCGTGATAGTACAAGTTCCCGCAGTTCGACCTGCGCTCTCTCAGGGCTTCTGCGTGGTAGATGGGCCACGCCCACTTGGTCAACCACGCGCGAAAGAAATTCGACGCGTCTATCTACATGTTGCTTCCCCGGATGCCGCCGCGCAAGTTTGGAAAACTGTGTTACCCATGCTCAATGCGCTACGCGCACCATACCGCACCAAGGCCCTTTCCCGGCTGCAAGAATACCCAAGACGCGACGCGATTGTTTTCTACCTGCAGGCCGACACGTTGTCTCAGGTCTCCAGTCTTATCATGGAGCGACTTTCGGATTCCTGTCTCCTTGAAGACGCTACCTCTGCATTCGCCCACCGACTTGGCCCTGGCGTCGCGGTTGCGGACGAACCCAACGACCTCCGACCAAATCTGCGCGGGTTGAGTTTCGGCGAGCATCGCGCCCAGGTGCTAGCCGATGTAACCGTCCGGCATGCGCTCCAACCACAGAGTAGGCTTGCGGACGTCCTAACCGAAAGCCTCCTATCCGCCGGGATCTGTCCTTGCAGTCTTGCTTTCAACGCCGCTGAAACCGCCTAA
- a CDS encoding class I SAM-dependent methyltransferase has protein sequence MANDYTAESYGEALADIYDLMYPDTPDAHDAGKFLADLAGHGGSVLELGVGTGRIAVHTASHGVRVHGVDASQSMLDKLHKNNPNTTVTTEKLDFITQSTGRKFDVVAVPLSTFFAASTPTAQLNVMKLMKEQLSAGGTIVLEGFDPTDYHAQRTPKTETLPLADGRLQINTTFVDRIRQLLIVDHVTIGPEGAYNQAKEIVRYVFPTEMDMMALSQGLNVTARYGDWKRSPLTASSLRHVSLYKNLEHR, from the coding sequence ATGGCCAACGATTACACCGCAGAAAGCTACGGAGAGGCCCTTGCCGACATCTACGACTTGATGTATCCCGATACTCCGGACGCCCACGACGCCGGTAAATTCCTGGCAGATTTGGCGGGCCATGGAGGGTCTGTTCTTGAACTTGGCGTTGGCACTGGGCGTATCGCCGTTCACACCGCGTCTCACGGGGTCCGAGTCCATGGTGTTGATGCGTCCCAGTCCATGCTAGACAAGCTTCATAAGAATAACCCAAACACGACCGTCACCACAGAGAAGCTTGATTTCATCACCCAATCCACTGGCCGAAAATTCGACGTTGTCGCCGTTCCACTGTCCACCTTTTTCGCGGCAAGCACCCCGACAGCCCAGCTGAATGTAATGAAGCTGATGAAGGAACAGCTGAGCGCCGGTGGTACTATCGTCCTCGAGGGATTCGATCCAACGGACTACCATGCGCAGCGCACACCCAAGACCGAAACTCTTCCACTGGCAGATGGACGCCTACAAATCAACACGACGTTCGTCGACCGTATTCGTCAGCTCCTTATTGTTGACCACGTCACCATCGGCCCAGAAGGAGCTTACAATCAAGCTAAAGAAATTGTCCGCTACGTGTTCCCCACGGAGATGGACATGATGGCGCTGTCTCAAGGCCTTAATGTTACCGCTCGCTACGGCGATTGGAAAAGATCACCGCTCACCGCCAGCTCGCTTAGACACGTTTCTTTGTATAAGAATCTAGAACACCGGTAG
- a CDS encoding GPP34 family phosphoprotein — MLIVENLFLLFTRDNGRVNVGIPNQDKALNAGLFSDLVLAGVVTVDQSNHFRESLIRVLESAPVANVDPELIVAGYKALCENPGATVESLLHASWFVTRNQIARSLANQGVVTIGRDKFFGIELEKYPTIDRRPEEELRERLASMLRGEEASTVQEALTLVLLAEVGNIKLELREQLSGVSVLDIKTRVRELAEEHLTPVDERTIKAVRRAVDSMVSVLSGSALFMS; from the coding sequence ATGCTTATTGTAGAGAACCTTTTCCTCCTGTTTACTCGCGACAACGGTCGAGTTAATGTCGGAATACCTAACCAGGACAAGGCGCTGAACGCTGGGCTATTCAGCGATCTTGTTTTGGCAGGTGTGGTGACGGTAGATCAATCCAATCATTTTAGAGAGTCTCTGATCCGAGTGCTGGAGTCGGCCCCTGTGGCTAACGTCGATCCCGAGTTGATCGTCGCCGGGTATAAAGCTCTATGCGAAAATCCCGGCGCTACTGTAGAAAGTCTGTTGCACGCTTCTTGGTTCGTCACTAGGAATCAGATTGCGCGATCACTCGCCAATCAAGGCGTCGTCACTATTGGCAGAGATAAGTTCTTTGGAATCGAACTGGAAAAATACCCCACCATTGATAGGCGGCCAGAAGAGGAACTTCGCGAGCGTCTCGCTTCTATGCTAAGAGGTGAAGAGGCGTCGACCGTGCAGGAAGCTCTTACTCTGGTACTTCTCGCTGAAGTGGGAAATATCAAGTTGGAACTGCGCGAACAGCTTAGTGGGGTTTCTGTTCTCGACATTAAGACACGGGTTCGCGAGTTGGCAGAAGAGCACCTAACCCCTGTGGACGAACGCACAATTAAGGCCGTGCGCAGGGCAGTGGACTCTATGGTCTCCGTTCTCTCCGGCAGCGCTCTCTTCATGTCTTGA
- a CDS encoding ATP-binding protein, translated as MPLPTTRKRHATAHQLLNILAGRESKVSTIVTSQFTPHEWYKSIPDAVISESILNRLVSGAEIITLEGPNMRLTTNA; from the coding sequence TTGCCCCTACCAACTACACGGAAACGGCACGCGACCGCGCACCAGCTACTCAATATCCTCGCCGGGCGGGAAAGCAAAGTCTCAACCATTGTGACCTCACAGTTCACCCCACACGAGTGGTACAAGTCCATCCCCGACGCCGTGATCTCCGAGTCAATCCTCAACCGACTCGTCTCCGGCGCCGAAATCATCACACTCGAAGGACCAAACATGCGCCTGACCACCAACGCATAA
- a CDS encoding IS256 family transposase, with product MTAGPNHIDPTAYLDELLAQASPDLMRQMLQDFINQILSTQADSICGADYATVSDTRTNHRNGYRHRDLDTRVGTIDVRIPKLRHGSFFPDWLLERRSRAERALATVVATCYLKGVSTRRMNDLVATLGITNLSKSQVSTMAKELDVMVEDFRTRPLDTGPYLYVSCDALTMKVREGGRVVKTSVLLATGVNADGYRELLGMQVATAESAASWTGFFRDLKARGLDQVYLVTSDAHLGIQAAVGDCLPNASWQRCRTHFAKNLSSMVPKTQWPTLSAMFHTIFQQPDAQAVWDQARDVIEFCQQKFPHVADYLEESLDDLLAFTNAPKAVWTKVWSNNPTERLNREIRRRTDVVGIFPNRDAVVRLVGAVLAEQHDDWIQQKRYMSLTSLEQTKTMMTATVIDAGESTQEVA from the coding sequence ATGACCGCTGGACCCAATCATATCGACCCGACCGCCTACCTTGATGAGCTGCTCGCCCAAGCATCCCCGGATCTGATGCGTCAGATGCTGCAGGACTTCATCAACCAGATCCTCTCCACCCAAGCAGACAGCATCTGCGGGGCCGACTACGCCACAGTCAGCGACACCCGCACCAACCACCGAAACGGCTACCGCCACCGCGACCTGGACACACGCGTGGGCACCATCGACGTGAGAATCCCGAAACTTCGCCACGGATCATTCTTCCCCGACTGGTTGTTGGAGCGCCGCTCACGAGCAGAACGCGCCCTGGCCACCGTCGTAGCCACCTGCTACCTCAAGGGGGTCTCCACCCGCCGCATGAACGACCTTGTCGCCACCCTCGGGATCACCAACCTGTCGAAGTCACAGGTGTCTACCATGGCCAAAGAACTCGACGTGATGGTCGAAGACTTCCGCACCCGCCCGTTGGACACCGGCCCCTACCTCTATGTTTCCTGCGACGCGCTGACGATGAAGGTGCGTGAAGGCGGGCGCGTCGTCAAAACCAGCGTGCTGCTGGCCACCGGGGTTAACGCCGACGGGTACCGGGAGTTGCTTGGTATGCAGGTCGCCACCGCCGAATCGGCCGCGTCGTGGACCGGGTTCTTCCGCGACCTGAAAGCCCGGGGCCTGGATCAGGTGTACCTGGTCACCAGCGACGCCCACCTAGGCATCCAAGCCGCTGTGGGTGACTGCCTACCCAACGCATCCTGGCAGCGGTGCCGCACCCATTTCGCGAAGAATCTGTCATCGATGGTGCCGAAAACCCAGTGGCCGACATTGTCGGCGATGTTTCACACGATCTTCCAACAACCCGACGCCCAGGCCGTGTGGGACCAGGCCCGAGACGTCATTGAGTTTTGCCAGCAGAAGTTCCCCCATGTGGCGGATTACCTGGAGGAATCCTTGGACGACCTGCTGGCGTTTACGAACGCGCCGAAAGCGGTGTGGACGAAGGTGTGGTCAAACAACCCCACTGAAAGGCTCAACCGGGAGATCAGACGTCGCACCGACGTCGTGGGGATCTTCCCCAACCGCGACGCCGTCGTGCGTCTGGTCGGGGCGGTACTCGCCGAGCAACACGATGATTGGATCCAGCAGAAACGCTACATGTCGCTAACCAGCCTGGAACAGACCAAGACGATGATGACAGCCACCGTCATTGATGCCGGCGAATCCACTCAGGAGGTTGCATGA
- a CDS encoding transposase encodes MPSKYTPELRQRAIELVLHAQADPDTSRGAISRIAVELGMSKETLRGWVRAHKQSGAATPGGIGGLCSRKPQTAS; translated from the coding sequence ATGCCCTCGAAGTACACGCCTGAGTTGAGGCAGCGCGCCATCGAATTGGTGCTGCATGCGCAAGCTGACCCTGACACGTCTCGTGGTGCGATATCCCGCATCGCTGTCGAGCTCGGAATGAGCAAGGAAACTCTGCGCGGCTGGGTCCGCGCTCATAAACAATCCGGCGCGGCAACCCCGGGCGGAATCGGTGGATTGTGCAGCAGAAAACCGCAGACTGCGAGCTGA
- a CDS encoding IS3 family transposase, with the protein MRAPTHVVVRFIDDNREEFGVEPIIRALSATNAKIALSTYYAYKSRPESSRSIRDRQLRNTLRAIYDDNYSCYGARKLWAEINRRGDVGHLARCTVERLMALEGIRGIRRRKKKPSTRSAAPDNCPSDVVTRDFCVDAPNRLWVADITYIPTRAGWVYASFVLDAYTREIVGWQITNHMRTSLAKDALDMALSARLRAGEDVSGLIHHFRQGRAVQVGRLRRDLGPVAGYRFGWLAGRLLRQRDGRSAELSVQS; encoded by the coding sequence GTGCGAGCGCCCACACACGTAGTCGTCCGGTTCATCGACGACAACAGGGAGGAATTCGGGGTCGAACCGATTATTCGCGCCCTTTCAGCAACCAACGCGAAAATCGCCCTGAGCACCTACTACGCCTACAAATCCCGGCCTGAATCATCTCGATCTATCCGCGACCGACAACTACGCAACACTTTGCGTGCCATCTACGACGACAACTACTCCTGCTATGGAGCGCGCAAACTATGGGCCGAGATCAACCGCCGAGGCGATGTCGGTCACCTCGCCCGGTGCACCGTTGAGCGCCTCATGGCACTCGAAGGCATCCGTGGTATCCGGCGCCGGAAGAAAAAGCCCTCGACCCGCAGCGCTGCCCCCGATAACTGCCCATCCGATGTGGTCACACGCGACTTTTGTGTCGATGCGCCGAACCGGCTGTGGGTCGCGGATATCACATACATCCCCACGCGTGCCGGATGGGTGTACGCCTCGTTCGTCCTCGACGCGTATACCCGGGAGATTGTTGGCTGGCAGATCACCAACCACATGCGCACATCGCTGGCTAAAGACGCACTTGACATGGCCTTGTCAGCGCGCTTGCGCGCCGGTGAAGATGTCTCCGGTCTGATCCATCACTTTAGACAGGGGCGTGCAGTACAGGTCGGTCGTCTACGGAGAGACCTTGGCCCAGTCGCAGGTTATCGCTTCGGTTGGCTCGCAGGGAGACTCCTACGACAACGCGATGGCAGAAGCGCTGAACTCAGTGTTCAAAGCTGA